A genomic segment from Leptospira fainei serovar Hurstbridge str. BUT 6 encodes:
- a CDS encoding transmembrane-type terpene cyclase — translation MEFLNKIFSDPDLFGRYTLAENILLFLGVVFWAYMYLVLVIAPFKSHFVEMPVFIACGNIIWEFLWGYVIQEPMGAILLWGYRLAFVLDVVIFYHVIRYGKKQLSFPISDIGYRFLLAFLVISWGTLIYAFHKGGYDLFTGSNSAYILNLFISGLYPLLFIKMKNPALFSHPVSWAKLVGNAFFTVFLFLYFPTEYFVLILGVLCFIADSYYLINFKRLS, via the coding sequence ATGGAATTCCTAAACAAAATCTTCTCGGACCCGGACCTTTTTGGAAGATACACTCTAGCTGAAAATATTCTGCTCTTTCTCGGAGTCGTATTTTGGGCTTATATGTATCTCGTTTTAGTAATAGCGCCGTTTAAATCCCATTTCGTAGAAATGCCCGTTTTCATCGCATGCGGAAATATCATTTGGGAATTTCTTTGGGGTTATGTGATTCAAGAGCCGATGGGCGCCATTTTACTATGGGGCTATCGGCTCGCCTTCGTACTCGATGTCGTCATTTTCTATCATGTGATTCGATACGGTAAAAAGCAGTTGTCCTTTCCTATAAGCGACATAGGGTATCGATTCCTTCTCGCGTTTCTCGTAATTTCCTGGGGGACGTTAATTTATGCATTCCATAAGGGGGGATACGATTTATTTACCGGTTCAAATTCCGCGTATATTTTGAATTTATTTATTTCGGGCTTGTATCCTCTTTTGTTTATTAAGATGAAAAATCCGGCTCTCTTTTCGCATCCTGTTTCTTGGGCAAAATTGGTCGGAAACGCTTTTTTTACGGTTTTCTTGTTTCTTTACTTCCCGACGGAGTATTTCGTACTGATTTTAGGTGTGCTTTGTTTTATCGCCGATTCATATTATTTAATAAATTTCAAACGACTAAGTTAA
- a CDS encoding OmpP1/FadL family transporter — protein sequence MLAPETRRKRLFSLIFLCTILTTRDLLSVGIFQPSHNARYGGMGGTNLAIGGSPMDIGTNPANLGLSSKKELEFGVSLPYIRSVYTDKLQDPDPNLAYTNSQNYNVLAPLPYIAIRIPITEKLTYGGGVYVPGGGNGNVSELNRATPNGQTFQNWSGLNISGPIGDSRRIKESYSSTFYVVKNTHALSYRIGNLLVGAGIEGIYSHQIAYQKYYDPTGSVELPGQGFYYRSRNAFSLGGIFGLTYQLTENIKAAYSYQTSAKLPLDGDMQIGANPGRTGVSAAFYLPERHGLGVSYGTEKFRIGMDFLYYNYSSYVTTYKQVLASSWYPSPFGNTNTIPQNLDYHDAWAAGIGGEYESDSWVYRAGARHNTAVLRSDGTNALQAGIMVQDLISVGLGYKRDKWKFDFTFLYYLPARVTGQLTSDWTLLHTAFGPTDIRLQEFQHSLKSDIPALMFGANRTFD from the coding sequence ATGCTTGCGCCCGAAACTCGAAGAAAACGCCTCTTTTCGCTAATATTCTTATGTACGATATTGACTACTCGGGATCTTCTTTCAGTCGGGATCTTTCAACCCTCCCATAACGCTCGATACGGCGGAATGGGAGGAACAAATTTAGCAATAGGCGGTTCACCGATGGACATCGGAACGAATCCGGCCAATTTGGGACTCTCTTCAAAAAAAGAACTCGAATTCGGAGTTTCTTTACCTTACATTCGTTCGGTATATACCGATAAGCTCCAAGATCCCGATCCTAATTTAGCTTATACGAATTCTCAAAATTATAATGTACTTGCGCCACTACCGTACATAGCGATCCGGATTCCTATTACGGAGAAATTAACGTACGGCGGCGGGGTCTATGTTCCCGGTGGAGGGAACGGAAACGTTAGCGAATTGAATCGCGCAACCCCGAACGGGCAAACTTTCCAAAATTGGTCCGGGCTAAACATTTCGGGTCCGATCGGCGATTCTAGAAGAATTAAGGAATCCTATTCGAGCACATTTTACGTAGTAAAGAATACTCATGCTCTTTCTTACAGAATCGGAAATCTATTGGTCGGGGCGGGAATAGAAGGTATTTACTCGCATCAAATAGCCTATCAAAAATACTATGATCCGACCGGATCGGTCGAACTTCCCGGCCAGGGTTTCTACTATAGAAGTAGAAACGCATTTTCTCTCGGTGGAATTTTCGGACTGACCTATCAGCTTACCGAAAATATTAAGGCCGCCTATTCTTATCAAACATCCGCAAAACTTCCTCTAGATGGAGATATGCAGATCGGAGCAAATCCGGGAAGAACGGGAGTCTCGGCAGCTTTCTATCTTCCGGAACGCCACGGACTCGGCGTTTCTTACGGTACGGAAAAGTTTCGTATCGGAATGGACTTCCTTTATTATAATTACAGCTCTTACGTAACGACCTATAAACAAGTACTCGCTTCTTCTTGGTATCCTTCTCCATTCGGAAATACCAATACGATTCCGCAGAATCTAGATTATCATGACGCTTGGGCTGCGGGAATCGGCGGAGAATACGAATCCGATTCTTGGGTCTATCGAGCGGGCGCTCGCCACAATACCGCCGTGTTACGATCCGACGGCACGAATGCTCTTCAGGCAGGAATCATGGTCCAAGATTTAATTTCGGTCGGCCTAGGCTATAAAAGAGATAAATGGAAATTCGATTTTACCTTTTTATACTATCTCCCCGCGCGGGTCACGGGACAACTTACTAGCGATTGGACACTTCTTCATACCGCGTTCGGCCCGACGGACATCAGATTACAGGAATTTCAACATTCTTTAAAGTCGGATATCCCTGCCTTAATGTTCGGTGCAAATAGAACCTTTGATTAA
- a CDS encoding TolC family protein has protein sequence MNTLVRALILLGVYLISISSPKGDESLGFPEIWEKVKTNSPSIKAKALEVRAAEIAKENSDMHWLPRIYTDLRNYNTDDPGLNFQGKLGQRAARESDFSTLSVRQRPSNYLDSNNLPYQNLNPNSLNIAAKDTLNHPGSNTYSRGTLGIDVALYEGGSKSNLSKMKQKIADGSRYEAAYILKKEYYETAVAYQSVRNVFEARDAIERLIKRIDQFSKFYKIGASGNPTEYSGALAIKSLRLKLEAMRGDYLSRGRAAMEMLKLLSGFLPDKFTPSSDNNINFSDKYLPFPKSDSNTSTSLSNAYSSYAESALIGVDAEKARFLPKVGAYAEAYAYDGSRTTATSYNTGLYLQMNLLNPSDIGAVKEAKTKADAARKKADEIRLKEESNFRVLLFQEDTLRKNILLSLDSLKTQEEQLDLSLRLFRTGTIHSLQLADVFGKTAEALISNVNLNSEYLKIRAELNMYNNLENYNE, from the coding sequence ATGAACACCCTCGTTAGAGCCCTCATACTCTTGGGGGTATATCTAATTAGCATTTCCTCGCCAAAAGGTGACGAGAGCCTCGGATTTCCGGAAATCTGGGAAAAAGTAAAAACGAATTCACCTTCGATAAAAGCGAAGGCCCTCGAAGTGCGGGCCGCGGAGATCGCAAAGGAAAATTCGGATATGCACTGGCTTCCTAGAATCTACACCGATTTAAGAAATTATAATACCGACGATCCGGGATTGAATTTCCAAGGCAAACTTGGGCAGAGAGCGGCGAGAGAATCAGACTTTTCCACTCTTAGCGTCCGACAAAGGCCGTCCAATTATTTGGATTCCAATAATCTTCCCTATCAGAATTTGAATCCGAATTCTTTGAACATCGCCGCCAAGGATACTTTAAATCATCCCGGGAGCAATACCTATTCTCGAGGAACTCTTGGAATCGACGTGGCTCTTTACGAAGGCGGATCGAAGAGCAATCTTTCTAAAATGAAACAAAAAATAGCGGACGGGAGCAGGTATGAAGCCGCATATATTCTAAAAAAAGAATATTATGAAACTGCCGTCGCTTACCAATCGGTTCGAAACGTGTTCGAAGCGAGGGACGCTATCGAACGCTTAATCAAGAGAATCGATCAATTTTCTAAATTCTATAAGATCGGAGCTTCGGGAAATCCCACAGAATATTCCGGCGCTTTAGCGATCAAGTCTCTTCGGTTGAAATTAGAGGCGATGCGAGGAGATTACTTATCCAGAGGACGGGCGGCTATGGAGATGTTGAAGTTACTCAGCGGTTTTCTTCCGGACAAATTTACTCCGTCGTCGGATAATAATATAAATTTTTCAGATAAATATCTCCCTTTTCCGAAGTCGGATTCCAATACTAGTACCTCCCTCTCGAATGCCTACTCGTCGTATGCGGAAAGCGCACTCATAGGAGTCGATGCGGAAAAAGCCAGATTTTTGCCGAAGGTAGGCGCCTATGCGGAAGCCTACGCGTATGACGGAAGCCGAACTACCGCGACATCGTACAATACCGGCCTTTACTTACAAATGAATCTACTGAATCCGTCCGATATCGGCGCGGTCAAGGAAGCTAAAACGAAGGCGGACGCTGCTCGTAAGAAAGCCGATGAAATTAGACTAAAGGAAGAAAGCAACTTTCGGGTGCTTCTTTTTCAAGAAGATACGCTGAGAAAGAATATTCTACTTTCGTTAGATTCGCTTAAAACGCAGGAAGAACAGCTCGACTTAAGCCTGCGACTATTTCGAACGGGAACAATTCATTCTTTGCAATTAGCCGACGTTTTCGGGAAAACTGCGGAGGCTTTAATTTCAAACGTCAATCTCAACTCGGAATATTTAAAGATTCGGGCGGAGTTAAACATGTATAATAATTTAGAGAATTATAATGAATAA
- a CDS encoding trifunctional serine/threonine-protein kinase/ATP-binding protein/SpoIIE family protein phosphatase produces MAKAKTEKIPYELGEQIHEDSFSVTYRGFFGSARDAKIIRVQKSDAKEASSFYFVNEFELGKLVSDSGILRPEMMVDVAERICLVYENISFGLLEKRLTGNPKIEVAEFLEMALSLSENLFKLHSVGIVHNQVSPKAFFYDPESRVSKLAWLGGASLLLSDKGGYVPQRYTFDLLAYCSPENTGRLNRAVDSRSDAYSLGALFYQILVGVPPFNSDDPLELIHYHIARSPVSLTKLRDDIPRAVSDVIDKLLSKMPEERYRSLESLNHDLKNIKESLRSRRKLSEFLPGIYEQRTGFRDSDRVYDREKERKTIEAAIVGVTSGKRGVVVVRGKSGTGKTTLVEDAISYLDIYSVQLIRGKFEEDKRGIPYFAFRQMMGDLLRTILERKEEEIIRLRNYIKETLGENFEILLHFLPDLVNLLGVNDKTKDRKKARDEKTLFAVVLRFLCLCFDKKNPAVILMDDVQWADPASVSLIEFILQSEEWEGLLFVLASRIEEGEFASLKGKELASGLEVREITLGPLSRESVRKYVTDSLYIDANDADKLVEILISKTDGNPLFLHQFLKSLFQDSCLTFNQTTSRYVPEWDRILQRGVTENVLDLVFERIARLPEETALVLRVGACIGAKFDLRILYDFFKDTPDSLSRGIRESVKEGILFYRESGTMLFPALQYIAQGKIEESGLLSSLSEVQFRFSHDRMSQGISDATEPIERGKIHKRLARILIEREKESGNGALVLEIASHLVRSQELREDEEGSEDFFHYTVLAGNAAKAAAAYESAYSIFRLISSLLRKNHWRSDRKTSFNIMKSLAESAYYLSKREEAEEIVTELLGKAESPIEKVDVYLMQLEVMNVFNDLESAYKIGVDALECLGIRFRGKPGVVGLLFEFLKMIVYGRGRSPEKLINAKENKNPHKVEAVNIIVNLLNYGKHMDATVMAYLYLKLINLTLKEGNSPPSFFGYAGFGSVILAGTGNFELSLRYWRLAEGILERFEADHLYGRYIFGRTILLDYFKHPFRAIVDFAEESYHKCLQHGDYLWAGYALFSQNMYQLYSAENSYSYREKIRENIERGSKLNYDILNIFLYTSESYVDRIEGKTTESIRFKGSVLSDKKFEDSVLSHAGNGTANSWYATLIGTSAYLSRNYREAERILDKYKEDVEKSRILFLYSEYRFYKSLLLLKFADLGQKLRFSEKLFLRNSRSLFSRWQKIYPAAFSAYASVLKAEIAELYGKEEEASVYYESAIKEAEYESSDLRKAVVFEHAARWNIRKDRLSYGKFLLQNALRLYGYWGAKSLVDSLKEEFEEVLRASSSGKHSLERVLSDSILATSHNLDLRTVLKASQSISGVIELGELLRQLVRMIMESAAATRGFLVLPDGRELYLRAGSDIEEQGFLPKPMTLDEAGHLLPTEVVYYCFRSGQRILLADASKDPLYSVNPYVRRSKPKSLLCMPITKQGRILCVLYLENRLTSGIFDQHRLEILEILSAQAAISLENAKLYEDITSMNSELEQKVAERTDELARSLEIIRKDMLYSKRIQRSILPEHFTIPGLRYSVNYLPMDEVGGDFYDLSVVKDGKYRFFLADATGHGVQAALITMAIKGEYENLKFKFDDPGEVLSELNNAILTKYKTLYFTATLTDLDLNEMKLKYASAGHLSQYLLRDGETKDLPKTGAILGFVKDYPYKNSEFNIQSGDRLYLFSDGIFEQFDSDKIEYGEERFLNSVLSTVQFDPDRQAEKIIAGVYEFLRETPVQDDITLIILNIE; encoded by the coding sequence ATGGCTAAGGCGAAAACCGAAAAAATTCCCTATGAATTGGGGGAACAAATCCATGAGGATTCTTTCTCCGTTACCTACCGGGGGTTTTTCGGTTCCGCCCGAGATGCTAAAATCATTCGCGTCCAAAAAAGCGACGCTAAGGAAGCTTCCTCCTTCTATTTCGTAAACGAGTTTGAACTCGGAAAGTTAGTGTCCGACTCGGGAATTTTACGACCCGAAATGATGGTAGACGTTGCCGAAAGAATCTGTCTGGTTTATGAAAACATTTCTTTTGGCCTGCTGGAAAAGCGACTCACTGGAAATCCTAAAATCGAAGTAGCGGAATTTCTGGAGATGGCTTTGTCATTATCCGAAAACCTTTTTAAATTACATTCAGTCGGAATCGTCCATAATCAAGTTTCTCCTAAGGCCTTTTTTTATGACCCGGAATCCCGCGTCTCGAAACTAGCCTGGCTAGGGGGCGCCTCTCTTTTACTCTCGGATAAAGGAGGGTATGTTCCCCAACGCTACACCTTCGATCTACTTGCATACTGTTCCCCCGAAAATACCGGACGCTTAAATCGTGCAGTCGATTCCCGTTCCGATGCATATTCCTTGGGAGCGCTATTTTATCAGATTCTTGTGGGAGTTCCTCCGTTCAATTCCGATGATCCCTTAGAATTAATCCATTATCATATCGCTCGATCTCCGGTTTCTCTTACCAAATTACGGGACGATATCCCGAGAGCCGTCTCCGATGTCATAGACAAATTGCTCTCTAAAATGCCGGAGGAACGATACCGCTCTCTCGAAAGTTTGAATCATGATTTAAAGAATATTAAGGAATCTTTACGTTCGAGAAGAAAGCTTTCCGAATTTTTGCCCGGGATCTACGAACAGAGGACCGGGTTTCGCGATTCGGATCGGGTTTACGATAGGGAAAAGGAAAGAAAGACTATCGAAGCCGCTATAGTCGGAGTCACATCCGGTAAGCGGGGCGTTGTTGTTGTTCGAGGAAAATCCGGAACGGGAAAGACGACTTTGGTGGAGGATGCGATCTCCTATTTGGACATTTATTCGGTTCAATTGATTCGAGGAAAGTTCGAGGAGGATAAGCGAGGCATTCCCTATTTCGCATTTCGACAAATGATGGGGGACCTGCTTCGAACGATCCTGGAGCGTAAGGAAGAGGAAATAATACGTCTTCGAAATTATATTAAAGAAACGTTAGGTGAAAATTTCGAGATATTACTTCATTTTTTGCCCGACCTAGTGAACCTTCTAGGGGTTAATGACAAGACAAAGGACCGGAAAAAAGCCCGGGATGAAAAGACCTTATTCGCAGTAGTCCTTCGGTTTTTATGCCTGTGCTTTGATAAAAAGAATCCGGCCGTCATACTGATGGACGACGTTCAATGGGCGGATCCTGCATCGGTTTCCTTAATCGAGTTTATTCTACAAAGCGAAGAATGGGAAGGTTTGTTATTCGTCTTAGCCAGTCGTATCGAAGAAGGCGAGTTTGCCAGTTTAAAAGGAAAGGAACTTGCTTCGGGTTTGGAAGTCCGAGAAATCACGCTAGGCCCGTTGAGTCGGGAGAGCGTTCGTAAGTACGTTACGGATAGTTTGTATATAGACGCTAACGATGCCGATAAGTTAGTCGAGATATTAATATCCAAGACCGACGGTAATCCCTTATTTTTACATCAGTTCTTAAAGTCGCTATTTCAGGACTCCTGTTTGACGTTCAATCAGACTACGTCCCGTTACGTTCCGGAATGGGATCGGATTCTTCAACGAGGCGTCACAGAAAACGTGCTCGATCTTGTTTTCGAAAGGATTGCACGATTACCGGAAGAGACTGCGCTCGTATTGCGAGTGGGCGCATGCATCGGTGCGAAGTTTGATCTTAGAATATTATACGATTTTTTCAAGGATACGCCGGACTCGCTATCGCGCGGAATTCGGGAAAGCGTAAAGGAAGGTATTTTATTCTATCGCGAATCGGGAACGATGTTGTTTCCGGCTCTACAATATATTGCGCAGGGGAAAATCGAAGAATCGGGACTTCTCTCTTCGTTATCCGAAGTACAATTTCGCTTCTCTCACGACAGGATGAGTCAGGGAATTTCGGATGCCACCGAACCGATCGAGCGCGGTAAAATCCATAAGCGGCTCGCACGCATTCTGATTGAAAGAGAAAAAGAGTCGGGTAACGGGGCATTGGTTCTGGAGATAGCAAGCCATCTCGTACGATCCCAAGAATTGCGCGAAGATGAGGAAGGCAGCGAGGATTTCTTTCATTACACCGTGTTAGCAGGGAACGCGGCAAAAGCCGCCGCCGCATACGAATCGGCATATTCGATTTTCAGACTTATCTCATCGCTCTTAAGAAAAAACCATTGGCGTTCCGATAGAAAGACTTCGTTTAACATTATGAAATCTTTGGCGGAATCCGCCTATTATCTCTCTAAGAGGGAAGAGGCGGAGGAAATCGTTACCGAATTATTGGGAAAGGCCGAGAGTCCGATCGAGAAAGTCGACGTATACCTGATGCAGCTGGAGGTGATGAACGTTTTTAACGATCTTGAATCCGCATATAAAATCGGCGTCGATGCTTTGGAATGTCTCGGGATCCGGTTTCGAGGGAAGCCGGGAGTCGTAGGGCTTCTGTTCGAATTTTTAAAGATGATCGTTTACGGTAGAGGTAGGAGCCCCGAAAAACTCATCAATGCAAAAGAAAATAAGAATCCGCACAAAGTGGAGGCGGTTAACATTATCGTTAATTTACTCAATTATGGAAAGCATATGGACGCCACCGTTATGGCGTATCTATATTTAAAGCTTATCAACCTGACCCTTAAGGAAGGGAATTCTCCCCCCAGCTTTTTCGGATATGCAGGATTCGGTTCGGTAATCTTAGCCGGCACCGGAAACTTCGAGTTGTCCTTGCGTTATTGGAGACTGGCGGAAGGGATTTTGGAACGCTTCGAAGCGGATCATCTTTATGGAAGATATATTTTTGGTCGCACAATTCTATTGGATTATTTTAAGCACCCTTTTCGTGCGATCGTGGATTTTGCGGAAGAATCTTATCATAAATGTCTGCAGCACGGAGATTATTTGTGGGCGGGATACGCTCTTTTTTCTCAGAATATGTATCAACTTTATTCCGCGGAAAACTCCTATTCTTATAGGGAGAAGATTCGGGAAAATATCGAAAGAGGATCGAAACTCAATTACGATATTTTGAATATATTTTTATATACGTCCGAATCCTACGTGGACCGCATCGAAGGAAAGACGACGGAATCGATACGCTTTAAGGGATCGGTACTTAGCGATAAAAAATTCGAAGATTCGGTTCTTTCTCACGCCGGAAACGGTACCGCGAATTCATGGTATGCGACCCTTATCGGAACTTCCGCATATTTATCCAGAAATTATCGGGAAGCGGAGCGTATTTTAGATAAATATAAAGAAGATGTGGAAAAGTCCAGAATTCTATTTCTATATTCCGAATATAGATTTTATAAATCCCTATTATTGCTTAAATTTGCGGATTTAGGTCAAAAATTAAGGTTTTCCGAAAAACTTTTTCTACGGAATTCACGGTCGCTGTTCTCTCGATGGCAAAAAATTTATCCCGCTGCATTCAGCGCTTATGCTTCCGTATTAAAGGCCGAAATTGCCGAGTTATACGGTAAAGAAGAAGAGGCTAGCGTTTATTATGAATCTGCGATTAAGGAGGCAGAGTACGAGAGCAGCGACCTTCGGAAAGCCGTCGTCTTTGAACACGCCGCTCGCTGGAATATAAGAAAGGACCGTCTTTCATACGGAAAATTTCTTCTACAAAATGCGCTTAGACTTTACGGATATTGGGGAGCAAAATCTCTCGTAGATTCTTTAAAGGAAGAATTTGAAGAAGTACTTAGAGCTTCTTCCAGCGGCAAGCATTCGTTGGAAAGGGTATTATCCGATTCCATACTCGCCACTTCCCATAATCTTGATTTGCGGACGGTTTTGAAAGCTTCTCAAAGTATTTCGGGAGTGATTGAGTTGGGCGAACTTTTGCGACAATTGGTTCGCATGATCATGGAAAGCGCCGCGGCCACTAGAGGTTTTTTGGTGCTTCCGGACGGTAGAGAATTGTATTTGCGAGCGGGGTCCGACATCGAAGAGCAGGGGTTTCTACCGAAGCCGATGACGCTAGATGAAGCAGGCCATCTATTACCTACGGAAGTGGTTTACTACTGTTTTAGATCGGGACAACGAATTTTACTCGCAGACGCTTCAAAAGATCCTTTATACTCCGTCAACCCGTACGTAAGACGAAGCAAACCCAAATCGCTATTATGCATGCCGATTACGAAACAAGGTAGAATTCTTTGCGTTCTTTATTTGGAGAATCGTCTGACATCCGGAATTTTCGATCAGCATAGATTGGAAATTTTGGAAATTCTTTCGGCGCAAGCCGCAATTTCTTTGGAGAACGCGAAACTTTACGAAGATATCACGTCCATGAATTCCGAATTGGAACAGAAAGTCGCCGAGAGAACGGATGAATTGGCAAGATCCTTGGAAATTATTCGGAAGGATATGCTATATTCCAAGAGGATTCAAAGGAGTATTCTGCCGGAACATTTTACGATACCGGGTTTACGTTACTCGGTCAACTATCTACCTATGGACGAGGTCGGCGGGGACTTTTACGACTTATCGGTAGTAAAGGACGGCAAATACAGATTCTTCCTGGCGGACGCGACCGGACATGGAGTCCAAGCGGCTTTGATTACGATGGCAATCAAGGGAGAATACGAAAATCTTAAATTCAAATTCGACGACCCCGGGGAAGTATTATCAGAATTAAATAATGCGATTCTAACTAAATACAAAACTCTGTATTTTACGGCGACATTGACGGACTTAGATTTGAATGAGATGAAGCTGAAATACGCGTCTGCAGGACACCTTTCTCAATATTTGCTGCGCGACGGAGAAACGAAGGATCTCCCTAAAACAGGGGCGATATTAGGGTTTGTAAAAGATTATCCTTATAAAAATAGCGAATTCAATATCCAGTCCGGAGATAGGCTTTATTTATTCTCCGACGGAATTTTCGAACAATTCGATTCGGATAAAATCGAGTACGGCGAGGAACGGTTCTTAAATTCGGTGCTATCTACGGTACAATTCGATCCAGATCGGCAGGCGGAGAAAATCATCGCCGGAGTATATGAATTTCTTCGTGAGACTCCGGTGCAGGACGATATTACGCTTATCATTCTGAATATCGAGTAG
- a CDS encoding oxygenase MpaB family protein yields MDTKELRALRQETDPIADEIIRKYFNESAFDQPKTLLFFDFLAKNSDPIPPGLPPYFEEYFETTEVLPDWTDQNKIRQAQGIFSRFGGQILMMLCVKSLPMAYSCGDGAQVLLKTGRLVEQNRSLSNVNRRLMETTQFVISVLQADGLGPNGRGIRVSQKVRLIHASIRYFLSQSSDWNPDLGKPINQEDMAGTLQSFSSLVIEGLAQSSILLTDEEKDSYIHLWRVVGHLIGVKLELCPESFSDAHALGESIFLDQRKSSEAGKILTQSLIDFMEYMLPGNLFDNLPLYFIQTYMGEDTSKVLGLPWPPKDLLGGFLERIFVDVDFHLDEDKGFGKLVSFFSSKLLFSMDHFYYDGKRARFWIPPSLRENWGV; encoded by the coding sequence ATGGATACGAAGGAACTTAGAGCGCTGCGACAAGAAACGGATCCGATTGCAGATGAGATTATTAGAAAATATTTTAATGAATCCGCATTCGATCAACCGAAGACATTACTTTTTTTCGATTTTCTCGCTAAAAACTCCGATCCGATTCCCCCGGGGCTTCCGCCATACTTCGAAGAATATTTCGAAACTACCGAAGTGCTGCCGGACTGGACGGATCAGAATAAAATCCGGCAGGCTCAAGGCATATTTAGTCGCTTTGGAGGGCAGATTTTAATGATGCTCTGCGTTAAGTCTCTTCCAATGGCATATTCGTGCGGAGACGGCGCTCAGGTACTTCTGAAAACGGGCCGTCTAGTGGAACAAAATCGATCCCTTTCCAATGTAAATCGGCGATTAATGGAAACGACTCAATTTGTTATTTCCGTTCTGCAAGCCGATGGGTTAGGTCCTAATGGGCGAGGCATACGAGTTTCCCAGAAAGTTCGTTTGATACATGCTTCTATTCGATACTTTCTTTCTCAAAGTTCCGACTGGAACCCGGATTTAGGTAAACCCATAAATCAGGAGGATATGGCCGGAACTCTTCAATCATTTTCAAGCTTAGTAATAGAAGGCCTAGCCCAATCTAGTATTCTTTTAACGGACGAGGAGAAAGATTCTTATATCCATTTATGGAGAGTCGTGGGTCATTTGATCGGAGTAAAATTAGAGCTTTGCCCGGAAAGTTTTTCGGACGCCCATGCTCTGGGGGAATCGATTTTCCTAGACCAAAGAAAGTCATCCGAGGCGGGGAAGATTTTGACTCAATCCCTTATTGATTTTATGGAATATATGCTTCCGGGAAATCTTTTCGATAATCTTCCGCTTTACTTCATACAAACCTACATGGGGGAAGATACTTCTAAAGTGCTGGGGCTACCCTGGCCTCCTAAAGACTTGCTCGGGGGCTTCCTTGAAAGAATTTTCGTGGACGTTGATTTTCATTTGGATGAGGATAAAGGATTCGGAAAGCTCGTTTCCTTTTTCTCATCTAAACTTCTATTTTCTATGGATCATTTTTATTATGACGGAAAGCGAGCCCGTTTTTGGATTCCGCCATCGTTACGGGAAAATTGGGGGGTATGA
- the epsC gene encoding serine O-acetyltransferase EpsC, which produces MGSDAFNRTSLKNQSDDPQYRNFLESIYQKQSENAHRYGGRQVASNFIQDLFNIIFAGYFSDSTFSDIVQVEDNVALFISEAKDKLQPYLLSTSVSSALNVNDVLANFQKNLPNLYELIWQDALAAYEGDPAAESVKEVILAYPGFYAIAVHRVANFLHGLGVPIFPRMLSEYAHEKTGIDIHPGATIGKSFFMDHGTGIVIGGTSIIADNVKIYQGVTLGALSVSKNMAKLKRHPTIEENVIIYAGATILGGETVIGRNSIIGGNAWLTQSVPSYSIVYQKNEVRVRNSQELDNVIDFSI; this is translated from the coding sequence ATGGGTTCAGATGCATTCAATCGAACTTCCCTCAAGAACCAATCAGATGATCCGCAGTATAGAAATTTTCTAGAATCTATTTATCAGAAACAAAGTGAAAACGCACATCGATACGGCGGCCGGCAGGTAGCAAGCAACTTTATCCAGGACTTATTCAATATCATTTTTGCGGGTTATTTCTCCGACTCGACATTTAGCGATATCGTACAAGTGGAAGATAACGTTGCGTTATTTATTTCCGAAGCCAAGGATAAACTTCAGCCTTATTTACTTTCGACTTCTGTCTCAAGCGCTCTTAACGTTAACGATGTACTCGCAAATTTTCAGAAGAATCTTCCGAATTTATACGAGCTTATTTGGCAGGACGCATTGGCCGCCTACGAAGGTGATCCTGCTGCGGAAAGCGTAAAGGAAGTCATACTTGCCTACCCCGGTTTTTATGCTATTGCAGTTCATAGAGTCGCAAATTTCCTTCACGGTTTAGGAGTCCCGATCTTTCCAAGAATGTTAAGCGAATATGCGCATGAAAAAACCGGCATCGATATTCATCCTGGAGCAACGATCGGTAAGTCTTTTTTTATGGATCATGGAACCGGAATCGTCATCGGAGGGACCTCGATTATCGCCGATAACGTGAAAATTTACCAAGGAGTAACGTTAGGCGCCTTATCTGTCAGCAAAAACATGGCGAAATTGAAGCGACATCCGACGATCGAAGAAAACGTAATTATCTATGCCGGGGCCACTATTCTAGGCGGGGAAACTGTCATCGGACGAAACAGTATCATCGGCGGAAACGCTTGGTTAACGCAAAGCGTACCTTCCTATTCCATCGTATATCAAAAAAATGAGGTACGGGTCCGAAACTCCCAAGAATTGGATAACGTGATCGATTTTTCGATCTAA